The Gemmatimonadota bacterium genome segment TACGGCGGCCATGACTCTCCACCGTCGCTTCTTCATCGGTTTAGTCCATCGGGGTCACAGAAGGAAGGCAAACGGTACCGGGGCACAGTGTCACCAGCAACGGGCTCGCCGCGGCTCTGGCGAGCCCTGGACCGTCCCCTCACGTTGTGTGCGAACGTCCCCCTGCATGGATGCAGCTCATGACTGAGGGCAAGATGAGAGATCAGGCGATCGGCCACCCGGCGCTCACCGACCCTCCGACCGCCCTCGCCAACCGGCTGCACTTCGAACTGGTGTACAGCTACCTCTTCGAAGCGGGCGACCGTGGCGTGGCGCTGACCGTATTGTTGCTCTCGTTCGGGACCGACGAATTCGAATCGAGCGATCCCGAGACCCTACGCACGCTCGGCGGGCGGATCCAGGACACGACGCGGACCGCCGATCTGGCGGCACACTTGGGTCACGGGCGTTTCGTCGTTCTCCTCTTCAGCACCAACATCGCGGGCGGCCGAATCGCCGCAGACCGCGTCGAAGAGGCGGTGGGCGAGCTCGATCTCGGACGAGTGTCGATCGGTCTCGCGATGTATCAGCAGGGTATGAAGGACCCATCCGAGTTGCTCGAGGCTGCAGACCGCGCATTGCGTGCCGCGGAGGAGGCTGGGGGAGGAGTGGAGCTGGCGTAGAAGGGTCCAGCAGCCCGTGGTGCGCGACGCCCACACCGAGGAACCAACGTCGGCTATCGGTATCGATGCCCCAGTTCAGATCCAATTGGGTGTCAGCGTCCGACGCATAGGCAAGGCCCGACGTCGTCGAACGGGAAACTGTAGCCGGCATTGAGCGCAAGCCCGAGCGCGTCGGTGAGCGCGAATTCCCCGACCAGCGTGGCCGCACCGCTCGCCTTGCGCGACGAGAAAGCCTCCGAGCCGACCGGGAGCGTGGTGGCGAGCACCGTCGAAATGCGCGGGCCGTCTCCGCCTAACAGGGACACCTTCAGCCCCACAGCCGGATCCGGTGCCCCCAGGTCCTCGTCCCTGATCACGATCGAGCCAGGCAGGACGCGGATCTCGATTCCGCCAACGCCGTAGCATACCAGGCTTTGACCGAACGTGGAGGCGTCGGCGCCCCTACCGGGAGAGGCCTCGATTCCGACCTCTAGCTGGACGACACCCGGGCCTACGACGTGGGCGCCATCGCCCAGTCCCGGCCGGTCCGGTAGTATCGTCTCCGCCACTTCCTGCGCGCCGGAGGGGGTCGCAACGCTGACCACCGCGCCGCAAAGGAGAAGTATCGACGAGCTCCGGATCACCAGTGGCCCGCGTAGCCCAGCGAGTAGTCTGAGAGCTCCGCGGCTAGGTACTGCCGGTGCAGGCGGTTCAACTGACGCACATGGATGAAGTCGTGCGCCAGCCAAGAGGTCAGCACACCGCCCGCAGGCAAGGGACCCGCGCTCGGATGGTTGTAGACCCGCGACCAATCGGGCTGATCCAGCCCTTCGAGCCAACGTAGGGACCGCGCCCGCCGCGTCATCAGCCGCTCCACGGATTGGCGCAGCTCGCGTGAGTTGTACTGCCGGTCTCGTGCCCACACCTCCGGATCGATCGGGGGCCATGGCTCCCCGGGGCGGTGGAGCGTGAGGTCGAGCCGGTAACGGAAGTCCTCTACTTCCTCATCCGCGAGATGGTTCACGACCTCGAGGATAGACCACTTGTCTCTGGCTGGCTTCCACCGCGCCTGCTCCTTGCTCACCCCTCGCGTGAGCGCGTCGAAGACGTCGGCGTTTGCGCGCAGGCGTTCGATGATGTCGTGTACTCGCACCGACCCTCCTCCTGGATCGGTGAAAGTTCACGCCCGGTCTCACTGTCCGCTAGAAGGCTTATTGTCACGGAGTTCCCATGAAGAGACCTCCCACGTTCCTCATGCTCTCATTGCTCATGGCAAGCACCCCTGCATCGAGCCAGACCCTGCCGGAAGGAGTCGAAAGGATCCGAATTCCGGTCGGAGACATGGTCTTCGACGCGCTCGCGGCCGGGCCGGAAGACGGTGAGCTCGTCTTGCTCTTACACGGTTTCCCGCAGTCCAGCTATCTCTACCGGAAACAGCTTCCGGTGCTCGCTGCGCAGGGATTCCGGGCAGTCGCGCCCGATCAGCGCGGCTACTCACCGGACGCCCGCCCGCCGGAAGTTTCAGATTACGCGATGGGCGACCTCGTCGGTGACGTGCTGGGCATGGCGACCGCACTCGGTGCCGAACGCTTCCACCTCGTGGGTCACGACTGGGGCGGCGCGGTAGCGTGGGTCGTCGGCTCAGCAGCGCCGCAGCGGGTGCGCTCGCTCGTTGCGCTCTCGACACCGCATGTCAGCGCGTTCGGTCGGGCGCTGGCCGAGGCTGGGGGGGAGCAGGCCCAAGCGTCATCATACTTTGCGGCCTTCCGCGCGGAAGGCTCCGAACGCCGCTTTCTCGAGAACGATGCGGCGCACTTCAAGGAGCTCCTCGGTCGGTGGGGCGGCATGCCCGAGGCCGACATCGAGACCTACCTCGATATCCTCGGGACCGAGGAGGCACTCGGTGCGGCACTGAACTGGTACCGGGCGGGAACGGGCGGCCCGACCCCCGCGACCCCACCACCACCCGCGATCGTGACCGTGCCCACACTGTACGTGTGGAGCACGAACGACGCCGCCTTCACGCGCGCCACCGCAGAAGCGTCCGCGGAGTTCGTCACCGGACCGTATCGCTTCGAGATCCTCGAAGGCATCAGCCACTGGATCGCCGAGGAAGCGCCGGAGCGCCTCAGCGAGTTGCTAGTCGAGCACCTTCAGCAGTGGCGGGGGCACTAGCACTCTACGAGTTGGATCGTGTCCGGACCGTTGGGAACGACACAGATGAACTCGAACGACTCCGCGCCTTCGTCTGCCTGGTACATGTGCGGGACCCCGGCCGGGATGTATACCACGTCGCCTTCCTTCACATGATGCACATCGTCGCCGATTTGAACACGCGCGCTTCCGCGCAGGACGTACTGTTCGTGCTCGACGGTGTTCGTGTGCATCGGCATGCCGCCGCCGGGCTCCATGATGAAGCGCCGCATGGCGAAGTTGGGTCCCTGCTCGGGTCCGATGAGCACCTGAGTCGTGGTCCCCGTGCCCGCCTTCACTTCCACGGCCGGAACGGTATCGACATGTCGTACGGACATCGGATGCCTCGCCTCGTTAGACGGTTCTTGAAGTAGAAACGTGGACAATCTATGGTGTAAGTCCGCGCGAAACGACTCCATCGGGTCGGTCCTGGTGGCGCGTAACGCGGGCAGAAAACTAGACACCGCGGCGACGCTCATGAGCACGAGCGACGCGATCGACAAGACCAGAGGATCGCGCGCGCTCACCTCGAACATGAAGGCTTCGAGCGCACTGCTGAGCGAGAGAGCCAGCACCACACCCGCTGCTGACGCGCCACGAGGTGTGACAACACGCCGTACGGTCCGAGACCGTCCAAGAGCACGGCCAGACCACCGAAGACGGAGAGCAGCAGAGCGGCGAAGCGCTCCTGAGCGATCCCCGCGCCGATGACTTCGCCGAGTGTCTGCGGTTGGAAGACGACCAACTCCGGATCGCCGTCGACCTTGACCATTGCATCGGATAAGCGGAGCCCCACAATGTGAGGGGCATACCAACCGTCGGCACAACCTGGAGCAACCTTTGAGCAGACTCTCTGATGCCGCCCGCCTGAGCGCCACACTCCTCCTCGCCCTGAGCGCGGCGTGCGCACCCGCCGAACCGCCGGCGGAAACGGTGGCGACATCGGCCACGTCGGTGACTCGGGCCGACAACGCGGACGCGCTCACACGCAAAGTACTGGTGATCGGGATCGACGGTATTCGACCGGACGTGCTCGCGGAGGTCGCCACGCCCAACCTGGACGCCCTCGCGGCCGAGGGGACCTTCACTGCCACGGCTCGGACCGGGTATCCCTCCGTGAGCGGCCCGGGATGGTCCTCCTTCTTGAGCGGCGTGTGGCCGGAGAAACACGGAGTGACCGACAACGAGTTCGGTGGCAAGCGGTACGACCTCTATCCCGACTTCCTGACGCGCATCGAGCAGGTGCGGCCGGAGCTGTCCACCTTCGTAGTGGCAGACTGGTTGCCTCTCGTACAGCAGGAAGACGGCATGCCCACGGTGAGCGACGCCGTCGACGTCCGTCACGTCCTAGACGGATACGAGCTCGGTTGGGCCGAGGCCGATAGCCGGTCCGTGGAATTGGCTACGGAGCACCTGGCGACAGCGGACCCCGACGCGCTCTTTGTCTACTTGGGCAATCCGGACGAGACGAGTCACCAGCACCGCTCGATCGGCGCCGAATACCGAGAGGCGGTGGCGCTGGCGGACCGCCACGTCGGTCAGCTCGTCGCGGCGGTGCGCGCCAGGGCTACATACGACACCGAGAACTGGCTGATCATCTCCAGCACCGATCATGGACGGACGTCCAACGGCGGGCACGGCGGAGATTCCGACGAGGAGCGTACGATCTACCTGCTCGTGAGCGGTCCCTCCGCGAAGCGCGGCCCGCTGTCCCAGCCGGCGTTCATCGTCGATGTCTCCGTGACCGCCCTCGTGCACCTGGGCATCAGCATCGATCCCTCCTGGCAGCTCGACGGCAAACCGGTTGGGATCCGCTAGCTTCGCTCTAGGGCGACCTATTGCTCTTCCATGGACCTCGTGCCCGAGGGCCTCGAGCCCGTGGACGATCCCCGTGACGTGCTCCCGCCCTTTCGTCTCCATCTGGATGACGATCCCCGCTGGACGGCCGCCATGTCGGCCCGGCCGGATCAGCCCCTCGGTCCCCACAACTGATCGAGGAGCTGCTGCTCGGTGTGATCCTGGACGTCACCGTCGGCTTCCGGCTGGAGCTCATGCGTCGCCTCGAGAGCGTAGGAACCGCCGAAGTCTTCCACCGCGATCGAATGCTCGCGGTTCCGACGGAAGCCGACCTCGTTCAATGCCCTCGAGTCGAAGTTGAGGTCCACACTCTGATACGATGTGCCGTAACGTCGGAGAATCATGCCGTGCCTCGATCGGGGGCGCGCAGAGCACCGGTTGGGAACGGTGGCATCAGGACCCGGGGTTGAGCAGCGCTTCCAGTTCTTCGGGCGTCAACTCGTCGGCTGCCTTGGAACCCATGCCGTGGGGCGACCGGGACTTGCGCCCGCGCCGTGCGGCCGAACGCGACTCGGTCTGAGGCGTTCCCGCGTAGTCGAACTCGGGAAGGTGAATCTTCTCCACGCTTCGACCCAAGCGATGCTCCAAACTCTTCAGCGCGCCGAGATCCGAAGCGGTCACGAGCGTGACCGCAGTCCCGGTCGCCCCCGCGCGACCCGTGCGACCGATCCGGTGCACGTAGTCCTCCGGATCGAGCGGGACGTCGTAGTTCACCACGTGGCTGATGCCCTCGACGTCGAGGCCACGCTGCGCGACATCGGTCGCCACTAGCACGCGCACCTTTCCGGTCGCAAAGCGGTCCAGCGCACGGGTCCGATACTTCATCTGACGGTTCGAGTGCATGACGTCGGCCTGGATGCCCTCACGTTGCAAGCGCCCCTCGAGCACATCGGCGCCAGCCTTCGTCCGCGTGAAGATCAGCACCTGGTCCCATCCAGGCTCGTTGATCAGCTTGAGCAGCAAGTCGGGTTTTTTCTCCGGCTTCACCGAGTAGAAAAATTCCTCGATGCCGTCGGCGGTCGTACCGGACGGGGCCGCCTCGATCCACACAGCGTCCTGAGTGAAGCGCAGCGCGAGGTCGTGCACACCGTGCGGCATGGTCGCGCTGAAGAGCATCGTCTGCCGCTTCCTTGGCATACCTCGCAAAACGTCTTCGATCTGAGGCCTGAATCCCATGTCGAGCATTCTGTCGGCCTCGTCCAGCACGAGATAGCCGACTTTGCTCAGGTCCACTCGCCCAGACTGCATGTGGTCGATGAAACGGCCGGGAGTAGCCACGATCACCTCGAAGCCGTCTTCGAGCGCTTTGATCTGGGAGCCGTAGCCCACGCCTCCGAAAATGGCCTCGCTTCGGATGCTCGTGCCTTTCGCAAGCGCCGCCACGTCGTCCGAAACCTGCTGCGCGAGCTCTCGTGTCGGGCACAGCGCGAGCACCTGCAACCCTTCCCCAGCCCGTATGCGCTCCAGGGCCGGAATCATGAACGCCCCCGTCTTCCCCGTGCCCGTTTGCGCGATCCCGACCACGTCCGCGCCGTCTAGGCCCGCAGGGATCGCCTTCACCTGAATCGGCGTCGGCGTCTCCCACCCGAGAGCCTCGATCGCCGCGAGGCGCTCGTCGGAGAGCTTCATGTCTGTGAATCGAGCGATGTCCACTGGGTCTCTCGAAGGCGCAAAGGTCATGCCGAAACCAAGCGCTTCGACACACGTAAGACAGGTGGCAAAAAAAAGGTAACCGGCTTTCTTGCCAAGGGTGTAACACGGCGACAACTTGGCCGCGTCAGAACGTGCTTCGCCTCCACCTGATCACTCGACTCTTACCGGATCCAACCGCCAAATGGACGCGAACGACGCCTCGTCGTCCCGCACATCCGTTCTTTTCGTCTGCCTCGGCAACATTTGTCGATCACCGCTCGCGGAGGGCGTCTTCCGGCACCTCGTTGAGCAGGAAGGGCTAGGAGACCGATTCGAGATCGACTCGGCGGGCACCGGTGCGTGGCACGTCGGGGAGCGCGCGGACGCCCGCTCTACGCTCGTCGCCGAGCAGCACGGAATCGAATTGAATTCCCGCGCGCGGCAGGTGCAGCCGGAAGACTTCGAGCGCTTCGATTACATCATCGCGATGGACCGCGACAACCTGCGCACGCTCGAGCGCATGAGTGAGACCAACGGATCCGGGGCGCACATCGAGCTCCTGCGCATGTACGAAGCAGAACGCGACGGAGACGAGGTTCCCGATCCCTACTACGGGGGGGCGAGCGGCTTCGAGAACGTTTACAAGATGGTCAAGCGGTCCTGTAGGGGTCTGCTCGAGCGGCTGCGCGCCGCCTAGCCGCTTCCGATGCATCTGCTGCCGACTCCGCTGAGACAACAGGTGGAGTCGGCGCTTGGGCACCAGATCACGCGGAGCGTTCTTGCGTCCGGCGGGTGCATCAACAACGGTGCTCGGCTCGATACGCGAGCTGGCGGTTCCTTCTTCTTGAAGTGGAACGACGCGGCACCGCTCGAGATGTTCGAGGCCGAAGCAGATGGGCTGGAGGCGTTGAGGCGCGCGTGCACAGTTCGCGTTCCCGAGCCCCTCGACCGGGGTGGCGGCGACGGCACGTCGCCCTGGCTTCTGCTGGAATACGTGGGCTCAGGAGCGCCAGCGGCCGACTACCCGGAGAGGTTGGGTGCCTCGCTGGCGGAGCTCCACCAAGCCGAGCTCGGGCCACCGTTCGGGTGGGGGCGGGACAACTGGATCGGGTCGCTGGCGCAGGCGAACGAAGAACGGGGTGACTGGGGCGACTTCTGGCGGGACCTGCGAATCGTGCCCCAGTTGCAGCTCGCCCGCTCGAGGGGCTTCTTGAGCGGCGATACCATGGATCGACTAGTCGACGTGATCCCAGACGCTCTGGCTGACGTCGAGCGGGGTGGACTACTGCACGGCGACCTTTGGAGCGGAAACGCCTATGCGACGGTGGACGGAGACCCAGTGATCATCGACCCGGCCGTGTTTCGGGGCGATGGCGAGGTGGATCTGGCGATGACCGAGCTATTTGGAGGCTTCGGGCGCCGCTTCTACGAGGCATACAACGCCGCCCGGCCCATCAGTCGAGAGTACGAGGTGTTCAGGCGTGACCTATACCAGCTCTACTATCTGTTGGTGCACGTGAACCTGTTTGGGGCCTCGTACGAGGGCGGCTCGCTCGCTGCGGCCTCACGCGTCTTGAACGCCTTCGGTTAAGCCGCGGCTCCGGCCGCAACCATCGCGGCGATGCGGCTGAAGGCCTCCTCCAGCACGGCGTCGGACACCGCGAAGCTCATCCGCACCCACCGGTCATCCCCGAACGCCGCCCCAGGAACGAGCGCCACACCCTGCCCCTCGAGTAGACGCGAGCACCACGCTGTAGCGTCCGGGATCTCGTCATCGAAAAAGCCGTCGACGCGAAAGTAGAGGTAGAAGGCTCCGTGCGGGCGGGTGTACGGCACGCCCGGCAACAGTTCGTCCATGCGCGCCGTCACTAGATCCCTCCGACGCGTGAACGCGACGCCCATCTCAGCGATCGACGCCCGCGCCTCTTCGACGTTGGAGAACGCCTCGAGCCCAGCGACTTGAGACGGAGTCGTCGTGTTCGAAGTGATCTGACTCTGGAGCGCCGTGAACTTCTGGGAGACTTCAACGCTCGCGTACGAGAAACCGAGACGCCAGCCCGTCATCGCGTAGCTCTTCGAGACCCCGTCTATGAGCACAAAGTCGCCGAGCGCAGACTCGGGCAGCTCCAAGATGCCCGGCGCAGCGTCGCGGTCCCCATCGTGGTAGATGTTGCGGTAGATCTCGTCGCTGACGAGCCATATGCTCCGGTCGCGCGCCCAGACCGTGATCGCCTCTAGCTCCTCCAGCGAATATACGGCGCCCGTGGGGTTGCACGGCGAGTTGATGATGAGCCCACGCGTGTGCTCGGAACGAGCCGCTTCAAGCTCGTCCGTCGTGACCTTGAAGCCGCTCGACTCTGCCCCAAACACCGCCTTGGGCTCGGCTCGCGCGATGTTGACCTGATCCGGGTACGTGGTCCAATACGGCGCGGCGATGAGGACCTCGTCTCCGGGCCCGAAGAGCGTGAAGATCGTGTTGAAGAGTGCCTGCTTCGCACCCGAAGTCACGACGACTCCGGTCCATTCCAACTCGCGACCCGCTTGCTCACTCAAGTGGGCCGCGATCGCTTTCCGGAGTTCGGGCAGCCCCGCTGGAGGCGTGTATCGTGTCCGGCCGGCGCGTATGCCGTCGATGCCCGCTTTGCAGATGAATTCCGGCGTGTCGAAGTCCGGCTCTCCCCCAGCGAGATTCAGGATGTCTCGGCCTTCGGCCGCCAATGTCTTCGCAAGCATGCTGACCGCGATCGTCGCGGAGGGCTTGAGCTTCTCGACATTCGCACTGAACTGCATCGTGAGCCTCATTGTGTAAGCTGTGAGATCAGAATATGGAGTCGCTGCGTACGGGGAGGAAGCACGCTGCGGGGTGGTCCCGCCACGCAGCCATGAACACCTTTGGTGCGCCATGAACGACCAGAGTCTCCGATTCTTCTTCGACGCTGTCGACCCGCTTTCCTTTGCGATGCACCATGCGCTTAGGACCGCGGAAGAGCAGAGGGACGTTCGTGCGGTGCGTACGCCGATCGAGGGGTACCCAGCCGACGCCCCGCTGACCGACACGCGGGATCCCTTCTGGCAGACGCGTTGGTCCCAGGGTCAGCGACTGGCTGAGAGGATGGGCTTCTCGCTGGTGCGACCCGACCTCGTACCGCGTTCTCGAAAGGCGCACGAGCTACTTCTGCACGCGAAAGGATTCGAGCTCGGACGCCCGGCTCTCGACGCCATATTCGCCGCCTACTTCCTGGAGGGCCGTGACATCGGACGCATTGACGTGCTCGTCGACATCGCGCACTCGCTGGGTCTGGACCTCGCCGAAAGCAAGGCCGTGCTCGACGTGGATCGCTATGAGGCCGACATCCTGAGAGCCCGCCAACAAGCCGTCGAAGCCGGCGTGACATCCGCTCCGGCGCTGGTCACACTCACGAGTACACTTCAGGGCTTCCACAACCAGGCGGCCATCGGCACCTTACTCGACGGCCGTTGAGGGCAGGACGGCCACCGCTACCCGAACCCTACAGTGCGGACATGGCTGGATACCAGCGCAAGACGGCGCTCTCGCCGAGTGAGGTCCTGGCAGAGGCAGAGGAGTTCCTCCCGGAGATGGTGGGCCTCTCGCAGTCGAAAAGCTCCGGCCACAGCGCCACGTACAACGGTGCGGAAGGTTCTGTAACCGTGACCGCACACCGTCATGGACCGTACACGGACGTGGTGGCGAATACTGACCGGCTTCGCACATCCAGGCTGGACTATGAGGTTCAGCGGCTTCTGAACCGCCTTCCGTACGAGCCAGGAGACAGAGGGGGCGCCGGGTCCGGCGAGCCTACCTGAAGTAGCCCGCGACATGGACTCTTTCGAAGAACTCGGGCTCGCACCCGAGCTGGTAGAGGCGCTCGCCCGAGACGGCCTCGAGCAGCCGACGTCGCTCCAGGAGGCAGCACTCCCCGTCATCCGACGAGCGAACAACCTCTTCCTGGCCGCCGGCCCCGGCAGCGGCGTCACGGTCGCGTGGGGTGCAGCGCTGCTGGACCGCGTCGAAGGCGAGGGAGACACGCCCAGGGTGGTCGTCCTCGCCCCTTCCCAAGACCGGGCCGATCAGCTCGCTCAGTCGATGGGTCGGCTTGCGGACAGTGCGGGGCACACGGTCGGGGCCCTCGGCTCTCATTGGGTACTTCCCGAGAGGGCGACGATGCTCTTCGGCACCCCGGCGGACGTGCTTGCTGCCGCGAAAAAGAGCGACATCAACCTCGAAGCCGTCGAGGCGATCGTCGTGGACCAGGCATCCAGCATCGACACCTTCGAGGGAATGGAGGCGACGGAGGCGATCCTCGAGTATCTGCCGAAGGAGGCGCAGCGCGTGGTCGTCGCCCAACCGATAACGCCCGGCGTGTCCAAGTTCCTCGAACGCCACGTGAAGCGTGCAGTCAGGATCCCAGCTGAGGACCGATCGGCGCAGGACGGACCCAAACGTGGCACCGTGCGATTCCGTATCGTTCCAGAGCCTCGTGAAGAGGCCGTGCTGGAGATGGTGAGTCACCTACTCGCCGATGAAGCGCGCCACGTGCTGGTCTTCTGCAGGAACGAAGATCGCGCCGCGGACGTGGGCGATCTGCTGACGCTGCACGGATTCGTGGCCGGCGCCCCAGGTGATGCTTCCGTGCCCGTTTGGCTCGGTGTGGACGCGCTGGCCGCCCGCGCCGAAGTCGGCGCCCACGAAGGCGTGAAGGTCGTGAGTTGCGACGCCCCTACCGACGCGGACGAATTGGATCGCCGGCACGGCGTGTCAGACGGGGGAATCGTCGTGATCCTCGCGCGTGAGGTGGCGCACCTTCGGGCCACGGCCCGCGCTGCTGGCTACACGGTAGTGCCCTTTCCGCCCGCGGTATCCAGCGGCTCCGCCGCGGTCGCCGGCCTCCAGGAGCAGCTCCGAGCCGCGCTGGAAGACGAGGACACGGCTCCCTATTTGTTGGCTCTCGAGCCCCTGTTCGAAGAGCACGACCCGGCTGAGGTGGCCGCTGCCGCGGTCGCGCTGCTCAGGAAGAAGACGCCCCCCACCGCCCCGCCCGCCCCTGAGTCGTCGACTACCGGGGCAGCGGCGCCCGCGTGGGCCAAGCTTTTCTTCGGTGTGGGAGAGCGCGACGGTCTCAGCACGGGCGACCTGCTCGGTGCGATCACGGGCGAAGCCGACGTTCCGGGCACCTCCGTGGGCCGCATCGACATCAAGGAGAGCCACACGCTCGTGGAGGTGCACGCCGAGGTGGCGAGGAAGGTCATCACAGCGCTCAACGGCACCACGATCCGCGGTCGTGCGGTCCGAGCGGATTTCGACAGACCCAGGCGGGGCACCGGCGGCGCCCGAAAGGGGCCGCCACGGCGCTAGCGCGGTCGCGGGTTGGTGGGTAAGCGACCCCGGTAGGAAACACAGAGAGGCCGCGTCACCAAGGAGTGACGCGGCCTCTCTGTGTCAGGCGTGCCAACCGGTGCGGCGCGGGTCAGCCCAGCCTTTCCGCGACGAAGCGCTCAGCCCCCTTTGACCGTGTCCTTGAGTCCCTTACCAGCGCGGAACCCGGGGGTCTTCGTCGCGGTAATGTGGATCGTTTGACCCGTGCGCGGGTTGCGGCCCATGCGCGCCTTGCGGTGTTTGGCTTCGAAGGTGCCGAAACCTGTGATCTGTACGCGGCGATCGCCCCTCAGAGCCGTAGCGATAATGCCATCGCTCGGCGAGAAAAGCGCATCCACAGCCCGCGATGCATCGGCCTTCGTCATGCCGGTTGCCCCGGCGAGGGCGTCCACGAGATCGGACTTGTTCATCTGGCTGCTCCTGTAACAAGAATGGGTTGTCCCGTCACGGCCGAAGCCGCCCTACGTGCAGGCCTGGAGAGCTTTCTCCTAGGAGGTGCCGACCACCTGAAAAGCCGCACTACTCAAGTGTTTCTGCACCCTGCGGGTCACAATTGAACCAACGGTAAGCGACACTTACGGAAGCGTCAAGGGAAAAAACGGCCGAAAGGCCGCGTGTTTCCTAGCTTCCTGGCGGGTCGCGCCCCTCCGATTCGCCGATTTGGCTCCCTGAACCGCAGCCGATTCTCGCCCAGACGGTCATCACCTTGACCGCTGTGGGATACTCGGAGGTCTTCGACAAGTGGTGAGCCCCAACGTCAGCGCCGCGATCCCCATGGCGTCTGTGCTTCTCAGGCCATCGGTGGGGGTCCTTTTCCCTCGAAAGTCGAGCTCGGTCCTACGCCTCCGCCTCACGCTTTTCGCGGTGACGCCGAAACATCGTGAAGAAGAAAAACACGACAGCCGCGATCAGCGCGAACTTAACCGTCATCGCGAACAAGCCCACGATCAAAGCGAAGAGTGGGAACATGATCATGGCGAGCAACTTGATCAGCACTAGCCCGGTCACACCGGCAATCGAAAGCGTAGCGAACGTCCGCATTCTATCCCTCCGAAACCTCTACTATGTTATGTCTGTGTGTGGATCCTTACGCAGGCTGGCACGACGGTGTTTCGTCGTCAAACCCGGCTACTTATATCGGTATGTGACCCGACCGCGGCTGAGGTCGTACGGCGACAGCTCGCACTT includes the following:
- a CDS encoding diguanylate cyclase, translated to MTEGKMRDQAIGHPALTDPPTALANRLHFELVYSYLFEAGDRGVALTVLLLSFGTDEFESSDPETLRTLGGRIQDTTRTADLAAHLGHGRFVVLLFSTNIAGGRIAADRVEEAVGELDLGRVSIGLAMYQQGMKDPSELLEAADRALRAAEEAGGGVELA
- a CDS encoding transporter, producing the protein MIRSSSILLLCGAVVSVATPSGAQEVAETILPDRPGLGDGAHVVGPGVVQLEVGIEASPGRGADASTFGQSLVCYGVGGIEIRVLPGSIVIRDEDLGAPDPAVGLKVSLLGGDGPRISTVLATTLPVGSEAFSSRKASGAATLVGEFALTDALGLALNAGYSFPFDDVGPCLCVGR
- a CDS encoding DinB family protein — protein: MRVHDIIERLRANADVFDALTRGVSKEQARWKPARDKWSILEVVNHLADEEVEDFRYRLDLTLHRPGEPWPPIDPEVWARDRQYNSRELRQSVERLMTRRARSLRWLEGLDQPDWSRVYNHPSAGPLPAGGVLTSWLAHDFIHVRQLNRLHRQYLAAELSDYSLGYAGHW
- a CDS encoding alpha/beta hydrolase — translated: MASTPASSQTLPEGVERIRIPVGDMVFDALAAGPEDGELVLLLHGFPQSSYLYRKQLPVLAAQGFRAVAPDQRGYSPDARPPEVSDYAMGDLVGDVLGMATALGAERFHLVGHDWGGAVAWVVGSAAPQRVRSLVALSTPHVSAFGRALAEAGGEQAQASSYFAAFRAEGSERRFLENDAAHFKELLGRWGGMPEADIETYLDILGTEEALGAALNWYRAGTGGPTPATPPPPAIVTVPTLYVWSTNDAAFTRATAEASAEFVTGPYRFEILEGISHWIAEEAPERLSELLVEHLQQWRGH
- a CDS encoding cupin domain-containing protein; translated protein: MSVRHVDTVPAVEVKAGTGTTTQVLIGPEQGPNFAMRRFIMEPGGGMPMHTNTVEHEQYVLRGSARVQIGDDVHHVKEGDVVYIPAGVPHMYQADEGAESFEFICVVPNGPDTIQLVEC
- a CDS encoding alkaline phosphatase family protein, translating into MSRLSDAARLSATLLLALSAACAPAEPPAETVATSATSVTRADNADALTRKVLVIGIDGIRPDVLAEVATPNLDALAAEGTFTATARTGYPSVSGPGWSSFLSGVWPEKHGVTDNEFGGKRYDLYPDFLTRIEQVRPELSTFVVADWLPLVQQEDGMPTVSDAVDVRHVLDGYELGWAEADSRSVELATEHLATADPDALFVYLGNPDETSHQHRSIGAEYREAVALADRHVGQLVAAVRARATYDTENWLIISSTDHGRTSNGGHGGDSDEERTIYLLVSGPSAKRGPLSQPAFIVDVSVTALVHLGISIDPSWQLDGKPVGIR
- a CDS encoding DEAD/DEAH box helicase, which encodes MKLSDERLAAIEALGWETPTPIQVKAIPAGLDGADVVGIAQTGTGKTGAFMIPALERIRAGEGLQVLALCPTRELAQQVSDDVAALAKGTSIRSEAIFGGVGYGSQIKALEDGFEVIVATPGRFIDHMQSGRVDLSKVGYLVLDEADRMLDMGFRPQIEDVLRGMPRKRQTMLFSATMPHGVHDLALRFTQDAVWIEAAPSGTTADGIEEFFYSVKPEKKPDLLLKLINEPGWDQVLIFTRTKAGADVLEGRLQREGIQADVMHSNRQMKYRTRALDRFATGKVRVLVATDVAQRGLDVEGISHVVNYDVPLDPEDYVHRIGRTGRAGATGTAVTLVTASDLGALKSLEHRLGRSVEKIHLPEFDYAGTPQTESRSAARRGRKSRSPHGMGSKAADELTPEELEALLNPGS
- a CDS encoding low molecular weight phosphotyrosine protein phosphatase translates to MDANDASSSRTSVLFVCLGNICRSPLAEGVFRHLVEQEGLGDRFEIDSAGTGAWHVGERADARSTLVAEQHGIELNSRARQVQPEDFERFDYIIAMDRDNLRTLERMSETNGSGAHIELLRMYEAERDGDEVPDPYYGGASGFENVYKMVKRSCRGLLERLRAA
- a CDS encoding fructosamine kinase family protein; the protein is MHLLPTPLRQQVESALGHQITRSVLASGGCINNGARLDTRAGGSFFLKWNDAAPLEMFEAEADGLEALRRACTVRVPEPLDRGGGDGTSPWLLLEYVGSGAPAADYPERLGASLAELHQAELGPPFGWGRDNWIGSLAQANEERGDWGDFWRDLRIVPQLQLARSRGFLSGDTMDRLVDVIPDALADVERGGLLHGDLWSGNAYATVDGDPVIIDPAVFRGDGEVDLAMTELFGGFGRRFYEAYNAARPISREYEVFRRDLYQLYYLLVHVNLFGASYEGGSLAAASRVLNAFG
- a CDS encoding pyridoxal phosphate-dependent aminotransferase; this translates as MQFSANVEKLKPSATIAVSMLAKTLAAEGRDILNLAGGEPDFDTPEFICKAGIDGIRAGRTRYTPPAGLPELRKAIAAHLSEQAGRELEWTGVVVTSGAKQALFNTIFTLFGPGDEVLIAAPYWTTYPDQVNIARAEPKAVFGAESSGFKVTTDELEAARSEHTRGLIINSPCNPTGAVYSLEELEAITVWARDRSIWLVSDEIYRNIYHDGDRDAAPGILELPESALGDFVLIDGVSKSYAMTGWRLGFSYASVEVSQKFTALQSQITSNTTTPSQVAGLEAFSNVEEARASIAEMGVAFTRRRDLVTARMDELLPGVPYTRPHGAFYLYFRVDGFFDDEIPDATAWCSRLLEGQGVALVPGAAFGDDRWVRMSFAVSDAVLEEAFSRIAAMVAAGAAA